A window of the Tripterygium wilfordii isolate XIE 37 chromosome 12, ASM1340144v1, whole genome shotgun sequence genome harbors these coding sequences:
- the LOC120010629 gene encoding peptide deformylase 1B, chloroplastic/mitochondrial — MVVTMAWATWLHSFSLSPILLPDLSRHTFGAFNRLSSTISSASLWNRKKPYVLAVRAQARRGFSPLEDEVASRDVLHFEAPLTIVEYPDPILRAKNKRIDTFDDNLKKLVDEMFDVMYKTDGIGLSAPQVGINVQLMVFNPVGERGEGEEIVLVNPRVNKYSKKTLLYNEGCLSFPGIYADVERPETVKIDARDINGARFMVNFSGLPARVFQHEFDHLQGILFFDRMSVQVLDSIRTELQALETKYEEKTGLPSPEKFEARKQKKVATGFGKPKALVQPSTQ; from the exons ATGGTTGTGACCATGGCTTGGGCGACTTGGCTCCATTCATTTTCACTATCGCCTATTCTACTTCCAGATCTCTCTCGTCATACGTTTGGTGCCTTCAATCGGTTGTCTTCGACAATTTCGTCAGCCTCCTTGTGGAATCGGAAAAAACCTTATGTGTTGGCGGTTCGTGCGCAGGCCAGGCGTGGCTTCTCCCCTCTAGAAGATGAAGTAGCTTCTC GTGATGTTCTTCACTTCGAAGCACCGCTCACAATTGTGGAATATCCGGATCCTATTTTGAGGGCTAAAAACAAGCGAATTGACACATTTGATGACAACTTGAAGAAGTTGGTTGATGAGATGTTCGACGTTATGTATAA AACCGATGGTATTGGCCTCTCAGCGCCCCAAGTAGGAATTAATGTTCAACTTATGGTATTCAATCCAGTGGGTGAGCGGGGCGAAGGAGAGGAAATCGTACTGGTGAATCCAAGAGTTAataaatattcaaagaaaacattgCTCTACAATGAAGGTTGCCTATCTTTTCCTGGGATCTATGCTGATGTGGAG AGACCAGAAACTGTTAAGATTGATGCACGTGACATTAATGGGGCAAGATTTATGGTGAACTTTTCCGGTCTTCCTGCGCGTGTCTTTCAGCATGAATTTGACCATTTGCAG GGGATTCTTTTCTTCGATAGAATGTCAGTACAAGTGCTTGACAGTATTCGGACAGAACTACAG GCATTAGAAACGAAGTATGAGGAAAAAACTGGTTTGCCGAGCCCTGAAAAGTTTGAAGCAAGAAAACAGAAGAAGGTTGCTACCGGGTTTGGAAAACCAAAAGCACTTGTGCAACCTTCCACTCAGTGA
- the LOC120010079 gene encoding 50S ribosomal protein L12, chloroplastic translates to MATTLSTTPPLTLRSSFQSSPHAQSLKPSLQFPFTHTATGLSHRLTHLRPIAAVEAPEKITKLGDEISSLTLEEARTLVDFLQDKLGVSAAAFAPAAVVAGPGAAEAAPAVVEEKTEFDVMIEEVPSNARIAVIKAVRALTSLALKEAKDLIEGLPKKFKEGVSKEEAEEAKKQLEAAGAKIAIS, encoded by the coding sequence ATGGCGACGACTCTCTCTACAACACCACCACTCACTCTCCGTTCCTCTTTCCAATCTTCCCCTCACGCTCAATCACTAAAGCCCTCTCTCCAATTCCCCTTCACACACACCGCCACCGGCCTCTCCCACCGCCTCACCCATCTCCGCCCTATTGCGGCCGTCGAAGCCCCTGAGAAAATCACGAAGCTTGGCGATGAGATTTCATCTCTCACCCTCGAGGAGGCCCGAACCCTTGTAGACTTCCTCCAGGACAAGCTGGGCGTTTCCGCAGCAGCATTTGCCCCTGCGGCTGTGGTTGCGGGCCCCGGTGCTGCTGAGGCAGCACCCGCTGTGGTGGAAGAGAAAACGGAATTCGATGTGATGATTGAGGAGGTGCCGAGCAACGCTAGGATTGCGGTGATTAAGGCGGTGAGAGCGTTGACGAGCTTGGCTTTGAAGGAGGCCAAGGACTTGATTGAAGGGTTGCCAAAGAAGTTCAAAGAGGGAGTTTCGAAGGAGGAGGCCGAGGAGGCAAAGAAGCAGCTTGAAGCGGCTGGGGCTAAAATTGCTATCTCTTAG
- the LOC120010858 gene encoding serine/threonine-protein kinase ATM-like yields MEAVGNQPRTRSGSTAPNSHNTDTKPLKEASETSISADSRDFRGITQKNGVRVSVNGKDVTAGGYLEDSEMKGVSSLLKMRGHQEEGRRSGENGCAMDKNDESKVTGGDGFPGEGDVSIVVSRAQVGVEERRGCGERENSEDYFNAKENFEEMSEGDDEDGEEIDDDDYDEDDGGVDKFKVGDFVWGKIRSHPWWPGRIYDASDASDYALKMQRRNKILVAYFGDGTFAWCKPSQLKPFDEEFEKISRQSSSKNFIHAVEVALDEIGQLVELKLVSYLMKEGYSGGCDRPLAVNSGIKEGVFVPEGGIEKFITDFLEPAEFLMQLKLIARVGNAKSMLEFTVFKSWLSAFYGEKGFCQCPVFREPQLIPGLEDNMKNTEVGMINDSEFQVCIPGPVEQDLLTLPGGTRFGQTNQTLLQKCPGVSEGQLYHRRKQKSIAEIIGMNVEVEDEERELAKEKTNSNKLASTSKMKKRKDSVEADGDDANDSASVRKRKRKATKLSESLLATESKVSNIDHDGSGSNEGTVNPSLSTGTGRKKKSRSKIDYDGGGSKEETNVNHISTEDKTSGGLGVASYHAKAKEEIEMESSPRERKKSRYLSPPYTNLNQGQRKKGREAESLKVSEEEVGERMNRVATHLIGFPTIKKCSGDDQENLFKGVDIATPQSSNQDQCNIIDPMSMNVSANEVLSGIQSTALCPQYLKENKFVDSDMVYQFFYAFRSSVYHDGSNYHDYNYLQPGIKRKAQDSGADTPGKDQNESDLSSPERECQHKKIKRTEDAKSKPRNKPAASLADVERNEKESDVKASIAVLFVTFGEGSSLPSKNDLISIYSKFGALNKELTDVLCDNFCARVVFVNASDAEAALSSSQLVSPFGADTGTFQLCYLSPDVDEKGAREADVKTKEKEFDVDKQSSNLADTRTSEKPREEDSGAALFVTFGPGSSIPSKNDLVNIYSKYGVLTEGETDMFYQNFCARIVFVRTSDGEAAFNSSQLVSPFGSSRATFRLRYLSSASRAKELMEIPSAKISPSPKKEVKTQDKATAPQLSVNEGLQLNYIRQKLQLMTSILEKSDERSYQETKSRLKGEIKGLLEKVSAMEGSSSS; encoded by the coding sequence ATGGAGGCAGTTGGGAACCAACCGAGAACCCGTAGTGGTTCTACTGCACCGAATTCTCACAACACAGACACTAAGCCCCTTAAAGAAGCTTCAGAAACCTCTATTTCTGCTGATTCTCGTGATTTCCGTGGGATTACACAAAAAAATGGAGTTAGGGTTTCTGTTAATGGAAAGGACGTTACAGCTGGTGGATATTTGGAAGACTCTGAGATGAAAGGAGTTTCTTCTTTGTTGAAGATGCGAGGGCATCAAGAAGAAGGTCGACGCAGTGGTGAAAATGGTTGTGCTATGGACAAGAATGATGAGAGTAAAGTAACCGGTGGTGATGGTTTCCCTGGAGAGGGCGACGTTTCCATTGTTGTTTCTCGGGCACAAGTTGGTGTAGAAGAAAGAAGAGGTTGTGGTGAAAGAGAGAATAGTGAGGATTATTTCAACGCAAAAGAGAATTTTGAGGAGATGAGTGAGggtgatgatgaagatggagaggaaattgatgatgatgattatgacgAAGATGATGGTGGAGTGGATAAATTTAAAGTGGGTGATTTTGTTTGGGGCAAAATTAGGAGCCATCCTTGGTGGCCCGGGCGGATATATGATGCATCTGATGCCTCGGATTATGCATTGAAGATGCAACGGAGGAACAAGATTCTGGTGGCGTACTTTGGAGATGGCACATTTGCTTGGTGTAAGCCCTCTCAGTTGAAGCCCTTTGATGAGGAATTTGAGAAGATATCAAGGCAGAGTAGCTCTAAGAACTTCATTCACGCGGTAGAGGTGGCACTGGATGAAATTGGCCAGCTTGTGGAGTTGAAGCTTGTTTCTTATTTGATGAAAGAAGGGTATTCCGGGGGCTGTGATAGACCATTGGCAGTGAATTCTGGAATCAAAGAAGGAGTTTTTGTGCCTGAAGGTGGAATTGAGAAGTTTATAACTGATTTTCTTGAACCGGCAGAATTTCTTATGCAATTGAAATTAATTGCACGGGTTGGTAATGCGAAAAGTATGCTTGAGTTCACTGTCTTTAAAAGTTGGCTCTCTGCTTTTTATGGTGAAAAGGGGTTTTGCCAATGCCCAGTTTTCCGAGAGCCGCAGCTAATTCCAGGCCTTGAAGATAACATGAAGAATACGGAAGTCGGCATGATTAATGACAGTGAATTTCAAGTGTGCATCCCAGGGCCTGTTGAACAAGACTTGCTTACTTTGCCTGGGGGCACAAGATTTGGTCAAACCAACCAAACCTTGTTGCAAAAGTGCCCAGGGGTTTCAGAGGGTCAGCTGTATCATAGAAGGAAGCAGAAAAGTATAGCTGAAATCATAGGCATGAATGTTGAGGTTGAAGATGAGGAAAGAGAATTGGCTAAAGAGAAAACAAACTCGAACAAACTGGCATCAACTTccaagatgaagaagaggaaagaCAGCGTTGAGGCTGATGGAGATGATGCCAATGATTCAGCTTCTGTGCgaaagaggaagaggaaagCTACAAAGCTTTCAGAATCTCTTTTAGCTACAGAGAGCAAAGTGTCTAACATTGATCATGATGGTAGTGGAAGCAATGAGGGAACTGTAAATCCTTCTTTGTCGACTGGAActggaagaaagaagaaatccaGATCTAAAATTGACTATGACGGTGGTGGGAGTAAAGAAGAAACTAATGTCAATCACATCTCTACTGAGGACAAAACAAGTGGAGGTTTAGGTGTTGCAAGTTATCATGCCAAGGccaaggaagaaattgagatggaATCTTCACCaagagaaaggaagaaaagCAGGTATCTATCCCCTCCTTACACAAATCTTAATcagggtcaaagaaagaaaggcaGAGAAGCAGAATCCTTAAAAGTCTCTGAGGAGGAAGTGGGTGAGCGAATGAATAGAGTTGCCACCCATCTTATTGGGTTCCCCACCATTAAGAAGTGTAGTGGTGACGATCAGGAAAACCTGTTTAAAGGCGTTGATATTGCAACTCCTCAGTCATCGAATCAGGATCAGTGCAATATCATTGATCCAATGAGCATGAACGTATCTGCTAATGAAGTTCTATCTGGAATCCAGTCCACTGCTCTTTGTCCTCAATATCTGAAGGAAAATAAGTTTGTAGACTCGGACATGGTTTACCAATTCTTTTATGCATTCAGAAGCTCAGTTTATCATGATGGATCCAACTACCATGATTACAACTATCTACAACCAGGTATTAAGAGAAAAGCTCAAGACAGTGGGGCTGATACACCtggaaaagaccaaaatgaGAGCGATCTCAGTTCCCCTGAACGTGAATGCCAGCATAAGAAGATCAAAAGGACTGAAGATGCAAAGTCAAAGCCTAGGAACAAACCAGCTGCCAGCTTAGCAGATGTTGAGAGGAATGAGAAGGAAAGTGATGTGAAAGCTTCAATTGCTGTGCTGTTTGTGACATTTGGCGAAGGATCCTCTTTACCATCAAAGAATGACCTTATTAGTATATATAGCAAGTTTGGGGCCCTGAATAAAGAGTTAACGGATGTGCTGTGTGATAATTTTTGTGCTCGGGTTGTATTTGTGAACGCCTCTGATGCTGAAGCAGCCCTCAGCAGTTCTCAGTTGGTCAGCCCCTTTGGAGCTGACACAGGCACTTTCCAGCTGTGCTATCTCTCGCCTGATGTGGACGAGAAAGGTGCTCGTGAAGCAGATGTGAAGACAAAGGAGAAGGAATTTGATGTGGACAAACAATCTTCTAATTTAGCAGATACGAGGACTAGTGAGAAACCCCGTGAGGAGGATTCTGGAGCTGCTCTTTTTGTGACATTTGGCCCTGGGTCTTCTATACCTTCTAAGAATGATCTTGTCAACATATATAGCAAGTACGGGGTTCTGACTGAAGGTGAAACGGATATGTTTTACCAGAATTTCTGTGCAAGGATCGTCTTTGTGAGAACCTCAGATGGGGAGGCAGCATTTAACAGTTCTCAATTGGTCAGTCCTTTTGGATCTTCAAGGGCCACTTTCCGGCTTCGCTATCTCTCTTCGGCATCTAGGGCTAAGGAACTCATGGAGATACCAAGTGCAAAAATTTCTCCTTCACCCAAAAAGGAGGTCAAGACCCAGGACAAGGCAACAGCTCCACAGTTATCAGTTAACGAGGGGTTGCAGTTGAATTATATCAGGCAGAAACTTCAGTTGATGACCTCAATACTGGAGAAGTCAGATGAAAGATCATATCAGGAAACAAAATCCAGATTGAAGGGTGAGATTAAAGGCCTCTTAGAGAAGGTGAGCGCAATGGAGGGATCTTCATCATCTTAA